Proteins encoded within one genomic window of Candidatus Thiodiazotropha endoloripes:
- a CDS encoding tetratricopeptide repeat protein has translation MSASFKSDLQSARAFGKGEWKKVIEIETVALSKETHKQFRYAKIGMAYENLEDIKNAKKNYGLAISHDERCIQALEGLARVYVKENNHDLAYQYVLKGLHLSRDDDYRVSKVVKYILAIIIKLFRPSRPFSKVLKEAKDMDQSRNKWIDWALKYKEWYESNNEPSKYESLH, from the coding sequence ATGAGCGCCTCATTCAAATCAGATCTACAAAGCGCCCGAGCGTTTGGTAAAGGTGAATGGAAGAAAGTTATTGAAATTGAAACTGTTGCACTTTCTAAGGAAACGCACAAGCAGTTCAGATATGCAAAGATCGGAATGGCATATGAGAACCTAGAAGATATAAAAAATGCGAAGAAGAACTACGGGCTAGCTATTTCACACGATGAAAGATGCATTCAAGCTCTAGAGGGGCTAGCGAGAGTTTATGTTAAAGAAAACAACCATGACCTTGCATATCAATATGTTCTAAAAGGGCTTCACCTCTCAAGAGACGATGATTATCGAGTATCTAAAGTAGTTAAATATATATTGGCAATAATCATTAAGCTTTTTCGTCCTTCTAGACCATTTTCAAAGGTACTAAAAGAGGCAAAAGATATGGATCAATCTAGGAATAAATGGATTGATTGGGCATTGAAATATAAGGAATGGTATGAATCAAATAACGAACCTTCTAAATATGAATCGTTGCATTAA
- a CDS encoding ankyrin repeat domain-containing protein yields the protein MKIKVCSYNEETGTLTVGFPGDIANDRTHEFFDIPEHIYQSLIQASDPLGFFNANIWGNHYEKRVHWKSLEDLFRYCEEHIGIENITNVNNQAADGDSLLHLAAYWGDIGAIRLLLENGAEVNTRGDMDYTPLYVAINSGHLRSFKLLLEAGADVNDTNEFGTSSLKLALTEGNEEFGELVRQSV from the coding sequence ATGAAAATTAAAGTGTGTTCTTACAATGAAGAAACTGGGACATTGACCGTAGGGTTTCCTGGTGATATTGCGAATGACCGGACACATGAATTTTTCGATATACCTGAACACATATATCAATCCTTAATACAGGCATCTGATCCATTAGGGTTCTTTAATGCTAATATTTGGGGAAACCACTATGAAAAACGAGTACATTGGAAAAGCCTGGAGGATTTATTTAGGTACTGCGAAGAACATATAGGTATAGAAAATATTACAAATGTTAATAACCAGGCAGCAGATGGTGATTCACTACTTCATTTAGCAGCATATTGGGGTGATATCGGAGCCATACGTTTATTGTTGGAGAATGGAGCAGAAGTAAATACAAGAGGAGATATGGATTATACACCACTCTATGTAGCAATCAACTCAGGTCATCTTAGAAGCTTTAAATTGTTGTTGGAGGCTGGAGCCGACGTGAATGATACGAATGAATTTGGAACATCATCGTTAAAGCTTGCACTTACCGAAGGTAATGAGGAATTTGGTGAGTTGGTTCGTCAAAGTGTCTAA
- a CDS encoding SRPBCC domain-containing protein, with protein sequence MEITIETEVKASPSSVWEAWVTPEDIVKWNFAIDEWCCPRAAINLEIGGTFNYRMEAKDGSMGFDFEGVFTKIVPNDSIHFKLEDERVVTVDFINKYKDTHHLKRLFM encoded by the coding sequence ATGGAGATCACTATCGAAACTGAAGTAAAAGCATCACCTTCCTCCGTATGGGAAGCGTGGGTTACTCCCGAAGACATTGTGAAATGGAATTTCGCTATCGACGAATGGTGCTGCCCAAGGGCAGCAATAAATCTAGAAATTGGTGGAACCTTTAATTATCGAATGGAAGCAAAAGATGGCTCAATGGGTTTCGATTTTGAAGGCGTATTTACCAAGATCGTGCCAAACGACTCAATTCACTTTAAACTTGAAGATGAAAGAGTGGTCACAGTTGACTTCATAAACAAATACAAGGACACTCACCATTTGAAAAGATTATTCATGTGA
- a CDS encoding transposase produces the protein MTISRKQQICLEETPYYHCISRCVRRAFLCGEDELTGRSFEHRRDWIVEKLKQLDGVFSISICAYAVMHNHTHTVLKVDRESALNWCDDEVIYRWTKLYKPSPIVDRYLNGVKLTKAELDVIAKDIEKWRHRLYDISWFMRNLNEGIARKANEEDGCTGKFWEGRFKSQALLDDAALLTCMSYVDLNPIRANIADKPEESDFTSIQDRIRHYQKALEQTGNRIEAAILAPKHLEPLVGGEHQNKMSGLNFSLSDYLELTDWAGRAIREEKSGAIPSELAPILERLNIDSRAWLDSVKNYGKNYTTVIGTREGIKQFTQAIGRGRKWFCTSGYSLQIYQTSPA, from the coding sequence ATGACGATATCGCGCAAGCAACAGATCTGTCTCGAAGAAACCCCCTATTATCATTGTATATCCCGCTGTGTTCGACGTGCCTTTCTTTGTGGAGAGGATGAGTTAACCGGCCGTAGCTTTGAACACCGTAGAGATTGGATAGTGGAGAAGCTCAAGCAACTTGACGGGGTATTCTCTATCTCTATCTGCGCCTATGCCGTGATGCACAACCACACCCATACTGTTTTGAAAGTCGATCGAGAGTCTGCTTTAAATTGGTGTGATGATGAAGTGATATACCGATGGACCAAGCTCTACAAACCAAGCCCTATCGTTGATCGATACCTGAATGGCGTAAAGCTAACAAAGGCCGAATTGGATGTGATTGCCAAAGATATTGAGAAGTGGCGGCACAGACTCTACGATATCAGCTGGTTCATGCGCAATCTCAATGAAGGTATCGCAAGGAAAGCCAATGAAGAGGATGGTTGTACTGGGAAGTTCTGGGAGGGTAGGTTCAAAAGCCAGGCTCTTCTCGACGATGCGGCGCTATTAACCTGTATGAGTTATGTTGATCTTAACCCGATACGGGCAAACATAGCCGATAAACCCGAAGAATCAGATTTTACATCCATACAAGATCGCATCAGACATTATCAAAAAGCACTTGAGCAAACAGGGAATCGTATTGAAGCAGCTATTTTAGCGCCAAAGCACTTAGAACCGTTAGTTGGTGGCGAGCATCAAAACAAAATGTCAGGCTTAAACTTTAGCCTGTCAGACTACCTTGAGCTAACCGATTGGGCAGGAAGAGCCATCAGAGAGGAGAAATCCGGTGCTATTCCCTCAGAACTGGCACCAATCCTGGAGCGGTTGAATATCGACTCGAGAGCCTGGCTTGATAGCGTAAAAAACTATGGCAAAAACTACACCACGGTCATAGGAACACGGGAAGGTATTAAGCAGTTTACTCAAGCCATAGGCAGAGGCAGAAAGTGGTTCTGCACGAGTGGGTATTCGTTGCAGATCTATCAGACATCACCTGCCTGA
- a CDS encoding toxic anion resistance protein produces MSEVETLEPPQTLTPPEPVREVTHEQAIAMVPVTDEEKLALNKRVEEFINLVLNSDVQSDEFKAQVESIHTMGNAEIKQAASMSNRFLERPVNSMGENGIFGDRSPVAASLINLRETVEGLDPSKKGDLLSPRKLLGFIPLGNKLTGYFRQYQSAQTHIQQILQSLYNGQDELRKDNAAVEIEKTKLWETMGRMEQYVYLGKQIDSELEARLAEIEGQHPEKARVVREEMLFYVRQKNQDILTQLAVAIQGYLALDMVRKNNLELIKGVDRATTTTVSALRTAVMVAQALNNQKLVLDQVTAMNKTTSDLIEGTARQLRQQSSDIHAQASSAMVDIGALERAFEDIYVSMDEMANYKIKALDNMKQSVDTLTTAVDKAKTYVDKVRAEETKSIGERSQDLLSIGEN; encoded by the coding sequence ATGAGTGAAGTAGAAACCCTGGAGCCACCACAGACATTGACACCTCCCGAGCCGGTCAGGGAAGTGACCCATGAGCAGGCGATCGCCATGGTACCGGTTACAGATGAAGAGAAGCTGGCTTTGAACAAACGGGTTGAGGAGTTCATCAACCTGGTCCTCAACAGCGATGTGCAGAGCGATGAATTCAAGGCGCAGGTCGAATCGATTCACACCATGGGCAATGCAGAGATCAAGCAGGCCGCCAGTATGTCGAACCGGTTTCTTGAGCGTCCAGTGAACAGCATGGGTGAGAACGGCATCTTCGGTGACCGCTCTCCGGTGGCCGCCTCCCTGATCAATCTGCGGGAGACGGTTGAGGGGCTGGATCCGTCGAAAAAGGGTGATCTGCTGAGTCCGCGTAAGCTATTAGGTTTCATTCCCCTGGGCAACAAGCTGACCGGTTACTTCCGTCAGTATCAAAGTGCTCAAACCCATATTCAACAGATCCTGCAGTCCCTCTATAACGGCCAGGATGAGCTGCGCAAGGACAATGCAGCGGTGGAAATCGAAAAGACCAAGCTTTGGGAGACCATGGGTCGCATGGAACAGTATGTCTATCTGGGCAAACAGATCGATAGCGAACTGGAAGCCCGGCTGGCGGAGATCGAGGGTCAGCATCCGGAGAAGGCCAGGGTGGTGCGCGAGGAGATGCTCTTCTATGTAAGGCAGAAGAATCAGGACATCCTCACCCAGTTGGCGGTGGCTATCCAGGGCTATCTGGCACTGGATATGGTGAGAAAGAACAACCTGGAACTGATCAAGGGTGTGGACCGGGCCACCACCACCACCGTGAGTGCCCTGCGTACCGCTGTGATGGTCGCTCAGGCGTTGAACAATCAGAAGCTGGTGCTCGACCAGGTTACCGCCATGAACAAGACCACCAGCGATCTGATCGAGGGAACGGCCAGGCAGCTTCGCCAGCAGTCGAGTGATATCCATGCCCAGGCCTCCTCGGCGATGGTGGATATCGGCGCCCTGGAGCGGGCCTTTGAGGATATCTATGTGAGCATGGATGAGATGGCCAACTATAAGATCAAGGCCCTGGATAACATGAAGCAGTCGGTGGATACCCTCACCACAGCCGTGGACAAGGCCAAGACCTATGTGGACAAGGTGCGGGCTGAAGAGACAAAAAGCATCGGTGAAAGATCGCAAGATCTGCTGTCGATCGGAGAGAACTGA
- a CDS encoding vWA domain-containing protein — MKAYLALLSVVFTLLLNGCSGPVEQVSILAGSELKDIKPMLDEIKRETGVEIEFHFTGTLDGAETLASGAHYDMGWFSHAKYLSLLEGRANQKFIHGSEKIMLSPVVAGVKKSVADRWGWCDNAQVSWKEFSDKAAQGELTYAMTNPASSNSGFSSTVGVQSALAGGETLQPDMIDNEAMSGFARGHKLTAGSSGWLADKFVAEQHQVDAIFNYESVLIGLNESGQLREPLCLIYPPEGVITADYPLLLLNKAKQQAFTKLIDYFKEQPVQQRLMSETARRPVIPGVALDKRFPDAVVLELPFPGKVETVDQILMTYLDKQRAPSTSIFVLDLSGSMRGDNLQQLKQAMHNLAGGDQSITGKFARFRAREQVIILPFSSQPMASQTFDIESGVGNDPVLQQLRNEINQLVANGGTAIYSALDSAYGLAKVARAQDSDRFYSIALLSDGANTQGLSYGGFRDLYRQNHDDYAGIPTFPIIFGGADKQEMEKLAHLTGGRAFDSTKHSLSQVFKKIRGYQ; from the coding sequence ATGAAAGCCTATCTCGCGCTGCTATCTGTTGTTTTCACTCTGCTGCTAAACGGCTGTTCAGGTCCGGTGGAGCAGGTTTCCATTCTGGCCGGATCGGAACTCAAAGACATCAAGCCGATGCTGGATGAGATCAAACGGGAAACCGGTGTGGAGATCGAGTTTCATTTCACCGGCACGCTGGACGGTGCGGAGACTCTGGCGTCGGGCGCTCACTACGACATGGGCTGGTTCAGCCATGCCAAGTATCTCTCCCTGCTGGAGGGGCGGGCCAATCAGAAGTTCATCCACGGTTCCGAGAAGATCATGTTGTCGCCTGTGGTGGCGGGGGTGAAGAAGAGTGTTGCTGACCGCTGGGGCTGGTGCGACAACGCCCAGGTCTCCTGGAAGGAGTTCTCCGACAAGGCGGCGCAGGGTGAATTGACCTACGCAATGACCAATCCAGCCTCCTCCAACAGCGGCTTCTCCTCCACGGTCGGCGTGCAGAGTGCTCTGGCGGGCGGTGAGACCCTGCAGCCGGATATGATCGATAATGAAGCCATGAGTGGTTTTGCCCGTGGCCATAAACTGACTGCCGGCTCTTCCGGTTGGCTGGCGGATAAGTTTGTCGCCGAACAGCACCAGGTGGATGCCATCTTCAACTATGAGAGTGTGTTGATTGGCTTAAATGAATCGGGTCAACTGCGTGAGCCGCTCTGTCTGATCTATCCGCCAGAGGGTGTGATTACCGCCGACTATCCGTTATTGTTATTGAACAAAGCGAAGCAGCAGGCATTCACCAAGCTGATCGACTACTTCAAAGAGCAGCCAGTGCAGCAGCGGCTGATGTCAGAGACCGCCCGGCGACCGGTGATACCCGGCGTGGCTCTCGACAAACGTTTTCCCGACGCGGTGGTACTTGAGCTCCCCTTTCCCGGCAAGGTCGAGACCGTGGACCAGATTTTGATGACCTATCTGGATAAACAACGGGCGCCCTCCACCTCAATCTTCGTGCTCGACCTTTCCGGTTCCATGCGGGGTGATAATCTTCAACAGTTGAAACAGGCGATGCACAACCTGGCGGGTGGCGATCAGTCGATCACCGGGAAGTTTGCCCGTTTTCGGGCCAGGGAGCAGGTGATTATTCTGCCCTTCAGCAGTCAACCGATGGCGAGCCAGACCTTTGATATCGAGTCAGGGGTCGGCAACGATCCGGTGCTGCAACAGTTGCGAAATGAGATCAATCAGCTGGTAGCCAATGGGGGCACGGCTATCTACTCAGCACTGGACTCCGCCTATGGACTGGCCAAAGTGGCGAGGGCACAGGATAGCGACCGTTTCTACTCCATCGCACTATTGTCCGACGGGGCGAACACCCAGGGTCTCAGCTACGGGGGTTTCCGTGATCTCTATCGACAGAACCATGACGATTAT